The DNA region CCCGAACGAGAAGTTCACCGGGCCGAGGTCCCAGCGCCCGCACCTGGACAAGGTCGTCTTCAAACCCTTCACCACCGCCGACTCCGAGTACAACGTGCTGCGTTCGGGCGGGGTCGACTACGGCTACATCCCGCCGTCGGTGATGGCGCAGAAGGGGAAGTTCGAGGACAAGGGCTACCGCGTCGATCCGTGGGAGGGCTGGGCGGCGACGTACATCGTCTACAACTTCAACTCCACCCACGCCGGTCCGCTGATGCGCCAGCTCTACATCCGCCGCGCGATGCAGCACCTCGTCGACCAGAAGGCGATGAGCGACGTCATCTGGCAGGGCAGCGCGACGCCGACGCTCGGCCCGGTGCCGGTGACGCCGAAGAGCCGGTACCTGTCGAAGGCGATGGAGCGCAACCGCTACCCGTTCTCGGTGGCGAAGGCCAAGTCCCTTCTCACGTCGCACGGCTGGGAGAAGAAGGACGGCACCGCACGCTGCGTGCGGCCGGGCACGGGCGCGGACGAGTGCGGCGAGGGCATCGAGAAGAACGACCCCCTGGAGCTGACGCTGCTGTCGCAGTCGGGCTCCACGGAGACGACGAACACGATGCAGGAGCTGAAGTCGTCGCTCTCCAAGGCGGGCATCGACCTGACGGTCCGCCAGCAGCCGCTCAACTCCGTGCTCGGCAAATCCGTCCCGTGCACGGCGAAGGACCCCGGCTGCGACTGGGACATGTCGTTCTTCGGCACTGCCGGCAGCTGGTACTACCCCCTCAACCCGAGCGGCGAGCAGCTGTTCTCCACCGGCGCGTCGGCGAACTTCGGCAACTACAGCGACAAGAAGGCCGACCGCATCATCCGCGCCGTGCAGTACTCCCCCGACATGAAGGCCGTGCACGAGTACGGCGAGTACCTGGCCGACCAGCTGCCGGTGATGTGGATGCCCAACCCCGCCTACCAGGTCTCGGTGATCCGCAACGACCTGCGGGGCATCGAGCAGAACCCGACGGTCACGTTCGCGCCGCAGGACTGGTACTACGTCAAGAAGGGAGCCGAGAAGTGACCGGCTTTCTGGTCAAGCGCTTCCTGCAGGCGCTCGTGGTCCTCTTCCTGGTGTCCATCATCGTCTTCGTGCTCCTGCACATGCTGCCGGGCGGCCCCGCGCGCGCGATCCTCGGACCGAAGGGCACCCCGCAGCAGATCGACCAGTTCAACCATCAGCAGGGGTACGACCGTTCGCTGCCGACGCAGTACCTCATGTACCTGAAGCGGCTGTTCACCGGCGACCTCGGGGACTCGTACAAGCTCAACTCGCCCGTCTTCGAGCTGCTGAAGCAGCGGCTGCCGAAGACGCTGCTCCTGACGGTCCTGTCGACCGCGCTCGCCGTGGTCATCGCGGTGCCGCTCGGTCTGCTGCAGGCGGTCCGGCGCGGCAAGGCCTCGGACTACGCGCTCACCGGGCTCGCGTTCCTGCTGTACGCGACGCCGGTGTTCTTCCTCGGCCTCATCATGATCATCCTGTTCGCTCAGGTCTTCCCGGTCCTTCCGGCGGAGGCACCGCAGGGCGAGTCGGTCGGTGAACTCCTCGGCGACTTCACGGGCCTTGTGCTTCCGGTGGTGACGATGGCGTTCGGCATCGTGGCGATGTTCAGCCGCTACATGCGCTCGGCGGTCCTGGACAACCTCACCGAGGAATACGTCCGCACCGCCATGGCCAAGGGTCAGTCGAGCCGTCGCATCCTGGTCCGGCACGTCCTGCGCAACGCGCTCATCCCGCTCGCGACGCTGCTCGGCCTGTATCTGCCGACGCTGTTCAGCGGCGCGCTCGTCGTCGAGTCGATGTTCAACTACCCCGGCATGGGGCTGTTGTTCTGGAACGCGGCCCAGGGCTCGGACTTCCCCGTGCTGCTCGGCGTGACCCTCGTCGTCGGCATCGCCACGGTCCTCGGCTCCCTCCTCACGGACATCCTCTACGCCGTCCTCGACCCCCGGATACGG from Streptomyces flavofungini includes:
- a CDS encoding peptide ABC transporter substrate-binding protein encodes the protein MRSVKAAAAAGLVLAVLTGCTREGGRVDMGPTGGVPVEGGTATMALPPNATPNWIFPIGPPGYGASYNAGIQFLLFMPVYDAVLDKDKGGLTTHGPSTLGLEPKYSDGNRTVTVPLRKGVKWSDGKPVTARDLEFWFNLLKANKTNWGNYSLGTMPDNVKRFETLDDHTVRLRLTRAYNPDWFTANQLTLMRALPQHAWGARTDGGPVGDFDRTKKGAKAVFARLTRHAKSLGSYGSDPLWKTVNGPWKLAGWRDSGQVTIVPNEKFTGPRSQRPHLDKVVFKPFTTADSEYNVLRSGGVDYGYIPPSVMAQKGKFEDKGYRVDPWEGWAATYIVYNFNSTHAGPLMRQLYIRRAMQHLVDQKAMSDVIWQGSATPTLGPVPVTPKSRYLSKAMERNRYPFSVAKAKSLLTSHGWEKKDGTARCVRPGTGADECGEGIEKNDPLELTLLSQSGSTETTNTMQELKSSLSKAGIDLTVRQQPLNSVLGKSVPCTAKDPGCDWDMSFFGTAGSWYYPLNPSGEQLFSTGASANFGNYSDKKADRIIRAVQYSPDMKAVHEYGEYLADQLPVMWMPNPAYQVSVIRNDLRGIEQNPTVTFAPQDWYYVKKGAEK
- a CDS encoding ABC transporter permease, translated to MTGFLVKRFLQALVVLFLVSIIVFVLLHMLPGGPARAILGPKGTPQQIDQFNHQQGYDRSLPTQYLMYLKRLFTGDLGDSYKLNSPVFELLKQRLPKTLLLTVLSTALAVVIAVPLGLLQAVRRGKASDYALTGLAFLLYATPVFFLGLIMIILFAQVFPVLPAEAPQGESVGELLGDFTGLVLPVVTMAFGIVAMFSRYMRSAVLDNLTEEYVRTAMAKGQSSRRILVRHVLRNALIPLATLLGLYLPTLFSGALVVESMFNYPGMGLLFWNAAQGSDFPVLLGVTLVVGIATVLGSLLTDILYAVLDPRIRSVA